Proteins encoded within one genomic window of Pirellulales bacterium:
- a CDS encoding ABC transporter permease — MNSSSDNTRRYWPLAQLIGCRMREFSREPEAWIWTYGFPIIVTIALGIAFRNKPATQVVVDIVENPLAVATQKALSAENSTQKFKTEIVSSDQAQLRLRAGKTDIVVTADQPSDQSAAHYEYRFDPTRPESVLARNAVDDQLQRAGGRRDVATINSVAVDEPGGRYIDFLVPGLLGVNLLGGGMWGVGFVTVEMRIRKLLKRFLATPMKRWQFLVSVMSSRFIFSVAQALILLIFARYAFDVPILGSALAVAFLIVLGSIMFFGIGLLLASRVKTQDAIFGLMNLVQIPMWILSGIFFSSDRFPDAMQPFIKALPLTPLINSLRAVMLEGATLWSQAAEIGIMAAWAIISFALALRLFRWQ; from the coding sequence ATGAACTCCTCCTCGGACAACACTCGACGTTACTGGCCGCTGGCCCAATTGATTGGCTGCCGGATGCGCGAGTTTTCGCGCGAGCCGGAAGCGTGGATTTGGACCTACGGATTTCCCATTATCGTGACGATCGCCCTGGGCATCGCTTTCCGAAATAAGCCGGCGACGCAAGTGGTGGTCGACATTGTAGAAAATCCTCTGGCCGTGGCGACGCAGAAAGCGCTTTCCGCTGAGAACAGCACGCAAAAGTTCAAAACAGAAATTGTGTCGTCCGACCAGGCTCAACTCCGCCTGCGAGCCGGAAAAACCGACATCGTGGTGACGGCCGATCAACCCAGCGATCAATCTGCCGCACACTATGAATACCGCTTCGATCCCACCCGGCCCGAAAGCGTGCTGGCCCGCAATGCGGTGGACGATCAGTTGCAGCGCGCCGGCGGCCGGCGCGACGTGGCGACCATTAACTCGGTGGCGGTGGACGAGCCGGGCGGGCGATATATCGATTTTCTGGTGCCCGGTCTGTTGGGCGTGAATTTATTGGGGGGCGGCATGTGGGGCGTCGGATTTGTAACCGTGGAAATGCGGATCCGAAAACTGCTGAAGCGCTTTCTGGCCACGCCAATGAAACGCTGGCAATTTTTGGTTTCGGTGATGTCCAGCCGGTTTATTTTTAGCGTGGCCCAGGCATTGATTTTATTGATCTTCGCCCGCTACGCATTTGATGTACCCATCCTTGGGAGCGCCTTGGCCGTGGCGTTTTTGATTGTACTGGGTTCCATCATGTTCTTCGGCATTGGGCTGCTGCTGGCCAGTCGCGTGAAAACGCAAGACGCCATTTTTGGCCTGATGAACCTGGTGCAAATTCCGATGTGGATCTTGTCGGGAATTTTTTTCTCCTCGGATCGGTTTCCCGACGCAATGCAACCATTCATTAAAGCCCTGCCGTTGACGCCGCTCATTAACTCGCTGCGGGCGGTAATGCTGGAAGGAGCCACGCTGTGGTCGCAGGCGGCGGAGATCGGAATTATGGCCGCTTGGGCGATTATCAGCTTCGCGCTGGCGTTGCGGTTGTTTCGCTGGCAGTGA
- a CDS encoding S1/P1 nuclease, translated as MKRAGSLGLALLVALLAATVAYAWNFSGHMTTGAIAYNVLSQSDPQALAAAIALLKQHPHYEIRWARQLEKVDPADRDQALFMLACRWPDDIRGNPDYNHPEWHYIDYAYKPPGQPDSVQTAEVKDPNIETAFRSNVDILKGDVPAPEKAVALCWVMHLIGDCHMPLHATSLYSTEYPDGDQGGNKQFIRAKPDGRPVKLHFFWDGLVSGSEDTRDIRKLAIELQDQHPKAELDPKEEDVSTADFANWIQDSLALAKSKVYLDGRLASSPDRNSAPVLPDDYIQQAKKLADVRVTLAGYRMADVVAKLFHDHSAP; from the coding sequence ATGAAACGTGCTGGTTCGCTGGGTTTGGCGCTGTTGGTTGCGTTGCTCGCCGCCACGGTTGCATATGCCTGGAACTTTAGCGGGCACATGACGACTGGCGCCATTGCTTACAATGTTCTTTCGCAGAGCGATCCACAGGCGCTCGCCGCTGCCATTGCCTTGCTCAAGCAGCATCCGCATTATGAAATTCGCTGGGCCAGACAATTGGAGAAAGTCGATCCCGCCGATCGCGACCAAGCGCTGTTCATGTTGGCGTGCCGCTGGCCTGATGACATTCGTGGAAATCCCGATTACAACCATCCAGAGTGGCATTACATCGACTACGCGTACAAGCCTCCCGGCCAGCCCGATTCGGTGCAAACCGCCGAGGTGAAAGATCCCAACATCGAAACGGCGTTTCGCAGCAATGTTGATATTTTGAAAGGCGACGTACCGGCTCCCGAAAAAGCGGTAGCTTTGTGCTGGGTCATGCATCTGATTGGCGATTGCCACATGCCGCTGCACGCCACGAGTTTGTACAGCACGGAGTATCCCGACGGTGACCAAGGGGGCAACAAGCAATTCATCCGCGCCAAACCCGACGGCCGGCCGGTAAAGTTGCACTTCTTTTGGGATGGCCTGGTAAGCGGCTCGGAAGATACACGCGACATCCGCAAGTTGGCCATTGAGTTGCAAGATCAGCATCCGAAAGCGGAGCTTGACCCCAAGGAGGAAGATGTCTCGACGGCCGATTTCGCCAATTGGATTCAAGATAGCCTGGCGCTGGCCAAATCGAAGGTATATTTGGACGGTCGGCTGGCAAGCAGCCCCGATCGAAATTCCGCTCCCGTTTTGCCGGACGATTACATTCAGCAAGCCAAGAAGCTCGCCGACGTCCGCGTCACGTTGGCTGGCTATCGAATGGCAGATGTTGTGGCCAAGTTGTTTCACGATCATTCTGCTCCCTAA